In a single window of the Delftia tsuruhatensis genome:
- a CDS encoding (2Fe-2S) ferredoxin domain-containing protein, translating to MKTSDAFPAPSCSGLPDAVVVLGRGGTGAASRQSLTDLAEALRDMLEPACQVVAAFVDKASPSLPEALQQCLPARCIVVLPLFSPDEPALLRWLHKLAMRWRSAQQEQGTQVRFADPLLGASAMPALLLAQITGAMRISDIADTAGDNWQHDPHAWSQVPEHQHHALVCTGPRCTALGAVDVWHSLGDAVQASSTLRGRLRLLQTSCQYPCNQGPLAIVYPEGVWYGRLTAGNAGPVIESHVLQRRVCRTHHVHGPVELSPQDLRAGPAPAEPA from the coding sequence ATGAAAACCTCTGACGCCTTCCCGGCTCCCTCCTGCTCAGGTCTTCCCGATGCCGTGGTCGTGCTCGGTCGCGGCGGCACCGGTGCCGCGTCCCGGCAAAGCCTGACCGACCTGGCCGAGGCACTGCGCGACATGCTCGAGCCCGCCTGCCAGGTGGTCGCGGCCTTCGTGGACAAGGCATCGCCCTCGCTGCCCGAGGCCCTGCAGCAATGCCTGCCGGCGCGCTGCATCGTCGTGCTGCCGCTGTTCTCGCCCGACGAGCCGGCCTTGCTGCGCTGGCTGCACAAGCTGGCCATGCGCTGGCGTTCGGCACAGCAGGAACAGGGCACCCAGGTGAGATTCGCCGATCCCCTGCTGGGCGCATCCGCCATGCCGGCCCTGCTGCTGGCCCAGATCACCGGGGCCATGCGGATTTCCGACATCGCCGACACCGCGGGAGACAACTGGCAGCATGACCCCCACGCCTGGTCCCAGGTGCCGGAACACCAGCACCATGCACTGGTCTGCACCGGGCCGCGCTGCACGGCGTTGGGCGCCGTGGATGTCTGGCACAGCCTGGGCGATGCGGTGCAGGCCAGCAGCACACTGCGCGGCCGGTTGCGCCTGCTCCAGACCAGCTGCCAGTACCCCTGCAATCAGGGGCCACTGGCCATCGTCTACCCGGAGGGTGTCTGGTACGGTCGCCTGACGGCCGGCAATGCGGGCCCGGTGATCGAGTCGCATGTGCTCCAGCGCCGGGTTTGCCGGACGCACCATGTGCATGGGCCCGTCGAGCTTTCGCCGCAGGATCTCAGGGCCGGGCCTGCTCCAGCCGAGCCAGCCTGA
- a CDS encoding ABC transporter ATP-binding protein — MMLEARDLSWSAGPRRIVDQVHLGLQDGECLGLIGPNGSGKSTLLRMLYRVLRPDIGCVLLEGRDIQDMTARQFAAQASVLAQESPHGFDFTVREAVLMGRIPHQSPWAGDSVQDLACMRQALAQVGASSLEERSFSSLSGGEKQRVLVARALAQQPRLLLLDEPTNHLDIRHQLELMALVRRQRVSSIVALHDLNIAAHYCDRLHLMEHGRIVAQGTPAQVLTPATIRQVYGVAAEVDIHAATGRLRISFIPDENL, encoded by the coding sequence ATGATGCTCGAAGCCCGGGATCTTTCCTGGAGCGCCGGCCCCCGGCGTATCGTGGACCAGGTCCACCTGGGCTTGCAGGACGGCGAGTGCCTGGGACTGATAGGTCCCAACGGCAGCGGCAAGTCCACGCTGCTGCGCATGCTCTACCGCGTTCTGCGGCCGGACATCGGCTGCGTGCTGCTGGAGGGGCGCGACATCCAGGACATGACGGCGCGGCAGTTCGCGGCCCAGGCCTCGGTGCTGGCCCAGGAGTCGCCGCACGGTTTCGACTTCACGGTGCGGGAGGCCGTCTTGATGGGCCGCATCCCTCACCAGTCCCCCTGGGCCGGAGACAGCGTGCAGGACCTGGCCTGCATGCGCCAGGCACTGGCCCAGGTGGGCGCATCGTCCCTCGAGGAGCGCAGTTTCTCCAGCCTCTCCGGTGGCGAGAAGCAGCGCGTGCTCGTGGCCCGGGCATTGGCCCAGCAGCCACGGCTGCTGCTGCTGGACGAGCCCACCAATCACCTGGACATACGCCACCAGCTGGAGCTGATGGCCCTGGTGCGCAGGCAAAGGGTCAGCAGCATCGTTGCCCTGCACGATCTCAACATCGCAGCCCATTACTGCGACCGCCTCCATCTCATGGAGCATGGCCGCATCGTCGCCCAGGGCACACCAGCCCAGGTGTTGACGCCGGCCACCATTCGCCAGGTCTACGGCGTGGCGGCCGAGGTGGACATCCACGCGGCCACGGGCCGCCTGCGCATCAGCTTCATTCCCGATGAAAACCTCTGA
- a CDS encoding TonB-dependent receptor, translating into MSPSLVPRPSPLALACAFLCLPLQAQTVLPEVQVSGQAERLGQQLARPAHTASHTGVSNQQVPAGVDGVSAEQVLERGDHGLVEAITRTVGLSSSGSPGNGGLSFSSRGFAGVNSVGVAEDGMVLGVAAGTTAYPGDSWGYERIDVLRGPASLMYGSGTMGATINAIRKQPSRTSSAEVLLGAGTDDTLRLGLGATGALGAHASYRIDSYTARSAGERDLDQSRSGKFMSTLRFEPTSDLLVDLIADRSVQKPSRYWGTPGLDGKVVEALRDRNYNAEDSIVRYADERLRAKVQWKANDWLTVRNELYHVQSDRHWRNIESYAFNPVAGTVARSDYLEILHDLEQTGNRLGLNVDGGAHKLAMGWEAARINLRLSNNSPYRGSSTISAWDPAHGSWVSPDVTAPKTETGVTQHALYLEDAWRIGGRWLAMAGLRRDVYDFSSHSLVGAADFNKTLAATSWRLGLTYELARDTHAYAQLSSGHDPVTSLVSLNLANSAYALSKGRQAEVGIKQQVADGRGEWTLAVFDIQKDDIITRDPDRPAISIQGGSQSSRGAEFTAAFQATPALRLEGNLAYTDAKFDKLVEAGGNRAGNRPMNVPRTTANLWGHYRVGAWQASLGLRHVGERFGNNANTVSLPSYTVADAALSWQMDARTTLSLIGRNLTDKMYLGSSYGSQFLIGQGRRFEIAAHIRF; encoded by the coding sequence GTGTCCCCTTCCTTGGTCCCTCGACCGAGCCCGCTGGCCCTGGCCTGCGCCTTTCTTTGCCTGCCGTTGCAGGCACAGACCGTACTGCCCGAAGTCCAGGTCTCGGGTCAGGCAGAGCGCCTCGGGCAGCAACTGGCCCGGCCTGCGCACACGGCCAGTCATACCGGCGTCTCCAACCAGCAAGTGCCGGCAGGCGTGGATGGCGTCTCGGCCGAGCAGGTACTCGAGCGCGGCGACCATGGCCTGGTGGAGGCCATCACGCGCACCGTGGGCCTGAGCTCCAGCGGCTCTCCGGGCAACGGCGGCCTTTCCTTCAGCAGCAGGGGCTTCGCGGGCGTGAATTCCGTGGGCGTGGCCGAGGACGGCATGGTGCTGGGCGTGGCCGCCGGCACCACGGCCTATCCCGGCGATAGCTGGGGCTATGAGCGCATCGACGTGCTGCGCGGCCCTGCCTCCCTCATGTATGGCAGCGGCACCATGGGCGCCACCATCAACGCCATCCGCAAGCAGCCCAGCCGCACCAGTTCGGCCGAGGTGCTGCTGGGCGCGGGCACGGACGATACGCTGCGCCTGGGCCTGGGCGCCACCGGGGCACTGGGCGCTCACGCCAGCTACCGCATCGACAGCTACACCGCGCGCAGCGCGGGCGAGCGCGACCTGGACCAGTCACGCAGCGGCAAATTCATGAGCACGCTGCGTTTCGAGCCCACCAGCGACCTGCTGGTCGACCTGATCGCCGACCGCAGCGTGCAGAAACCCAGCCGCTACTGGGGCACGCCGGGCCTGGACGGCAAGGTGGTGGAGGCATTGCGCGATCGCAACTACAACGCCGAAGACAGCATCGTGCGCTATGCCGACGAGCGCCTGCGCGCCAAGGTGCAGTGGAAGGCCAATGACTGGCTGACCGTGCGCAACGAGCTCTACCACGTGCAGTCCGACCGCCACTGGCGCAACATCGAGTCCTATGCCTTCAATCCGGTGGCCGGGACCGTGGCCCGTTCGGACTACCTGGAGATCCTGCATGACCTGGAGCAGACCGGCAACCGCCTGGGCCTGAACGTGGATGGGGGAGCGCACAAGCTGGCCATGGGCTGGGAAGCGGCCCGCATCAACCTGCGGCTGTCCAACAATTCGCCCTATCGCGGCTCCTCCACGATCTCTGCCTGGGACCCGGCACATGGCAGCTGGGTCAGCCCCGATGTCACCGCCCCCAAGACCGAGACCGGAGTGACCCAGCATGCGCTGTACCTGGAAGATGCCTGGCGCATCGGCGGCCGCTGGCTGGCCATGGCCGGCCTGCGCCGCGATGTCTATGATTTTTCCAGCCATTCCCTGGTGGGCGCCGCGGATTTCAACAAGACGCTGGCTGCCACCTCGTGGCGCCTGGGCCTGACCTACGAACTGGCCCGCGACACCCATGCCTATGCGCAGCTCAGCTCCGGGCACGACCCCGTCACCAGCCTGGTGTCGCTGAATCTGGCCAACAGCGCCTATGCGCTGAGCAAGGGACGCCAGGCCGAGGTGGGCATCAAGCAGCAGGTGGCGGACGGGCGCGGCGAGTGGACGCTGGCGGTATTCGACATCCAGAAGGACGACATCATCACGCGCGACCCGGACCGCCCGGCCATCTCCATCCAGGGCGGCAGTCAGTCCTCTCGCGGCGCGGAGTTCACCGCCGCTTTCCAGGCCACACCCGCGCTGCGCCTGGAAGGCAACCTGGCCTATACGGACGCGAAGTTCGACAAGCTCGTCGAGGCCGGCGGCAACCGCGCGGGCAACCGTCCGATGAATGTGCCCAGGACCACGGCCAATCTCTGGGGCCACTATCGCGTGGGGGCCTGGCAGGCCTCGCTGGGCCTGCGCCATGTGGGGGAACGCTTCGGCAACAACGCGAACACCGTGTCCCTGCCCTCCTACACCGTGGCCGACGCCGCATTGAGCTGGCAGATGGATGCGCGCACCACGCTGAGCCTGATCGGCCGCAACCTCACCGACAAGATGTATCTGGGCTCCAGCTACGGCAGCCAGTTCCTGATCGGGCAAGGCCGCCGCTTCGAGATCGCGGCCCACATCCGCTTCTGA
- a CDS encoding ABC transporter substrate-binding protein, with translation MARLARLRRLCAIGVAAALLMSGCSRGGSETQEPAPAPQAAVTVDVCGSPVTYASTPQRAVTHDVNITEMFLFLGLGERLVGYSGITAAKEIDPALRDALARVPRLAEREMNLEAILGASADFVFGGWSYGFRQGQVTPELLQRHGIASYVLSESCIRMGPRSQVALEDGLTDLRNLGRIFRIDEHAGHLVQGLERDLADLRRRMQGVQRRPSVFVYDSGQDIPVTVGRYGMPRAMIDEAGGRNIFDDLPSNWPAGNWEDVVQRNPQWIVIIDYGQPHAQGKIDFLLSRPELAGVDAIRERRFFVMSYAEATPGPRNIARARALAQALHPQRMPAPDHGGR, from the coding sequence ATGGCGCGCCTTGCGAGACTTCGACGCCTGTGCGCCATCGGCGTGGCAGCGGCCTTGCTCATGAGCGGCTGCTCACGCGGTGGGTCCGAGACGCAGGAGCCTGCACCGGCCCCGCAGGCGGCCGTGACGGTCGACGTCTGCGGCAGCCCCGTGACCTACGCCAGCACGCCGCAGCGCGCCGTGACCCACGACGTGAACATCACCGAGATGTTCCTCTTCCTGGGTCTTGGCGAGCGGCTCGTGGGCTACAGCGGCATCACGGCGGCCAAGGAGATCGACCCGGCCCTGCGGGACGCGCTGGCCCGCGTGCCCCGCCTGGCGGAGCGCGAAATGAACCTGGAGGCCATCCTCGGCGCTTCGGCCGACTTCGTCTTCGGCGGCTGGAGCTACGGCTTTCGCCAGGGTCAGGTCACGCCCGAGCTGCTGCAGCGCCATGGGATCGCCTCCTATGTGCTGTCCGAATCCTGCATCCGCATGGGACCGCGCAGCCAGGTCGCTCTGGAGGATGGCCTGACCGATCTGCGCAACTTGGGCCGCATCTTCCGCATCGACGAGCACGCCGGGCACCTGGTGCAGGGCCTGGAGCGCGATCTGGCGGATCTGCGCCGACGCATGCAGGGCGTGCAGCGGCGGCCTTCGGTCTTCGTCTACGACAGCGGACAGGACATTCCCGTCACCGTGGGCCGCTACGGCATGCCGCGCGCCATGATCGACGAGGCGGGCGGGCGCAACATCTTCGACGACCTTCCCAGCAACTGGCCGGCGGGCAACTGGGAGGACGTGGTGCAGCGCAACCCGCAGTGGATCGTCATCATCGACTACGGCCAGCCCCATGCCCAGGGCAAGATCGACTTCCTGCTGTCCAGGCCCGAGCTGGCCGGCGTCGATGCCATCCGCGAGCGGCGCTTTTTCGTGATGAGCTACGCCGAGGCCACGCCCGGGCCGCGCAACATCGCGCGGGCCCGTGCCCTGGCACAGGCCCTGCACCCCCAGCGCATGCCGGCGCCAGACCATGGCGGGCGCTGA
- a CDS encoding LysR family transcriptional regulator, translating into MKSLQDLDIFVRTADSGSLSAAARALDLTPAAASAALKRLEAELGVALFVRSTRSLRLTQEGELFLEQCRPALASLWQARDQLAGGQAAWRGTLQLAAPSDLGRNVLMPWLDAFQQQHPGVDLRLHLSDRAANVYSDPVDAAFRYGRPQDSSLVALPLSLTHRRVLCAAPSYLQARGTPRTPHDLDAHDCLCFMLGEEVHDRWSFWQQGQPAAVQVRVRGRNIANDGDAVRRWAVAGRGIAYKSYFDVAEDLAMGRLQALCTEWTTEQVPLFLVAPTRRQFTPLVRALKDFVAIRLARLEQARP; encoded by the coding sequence ATGAAAAGCCTGCAAGACCTGGATATCTTCGTACGAACGGCCGACAGCGGCAGCCTGTCGGCTGCGGCACGCGCGCTGGACCTGACGCCGGCGGCGGCCAGTGCCGCCCTCAAGCGGCTGGAGGCGGAACTGGGCGTGGCGCTGTTCGTGCGCTCCACGCGCAGCCTGCGCCTGACGCAGGAGGGTGAGCTGTTCCTGGAGCAATGCCGCCCGGCGCTGGCCAGCCTGTGGCAGGCGCGCGACCAGCTCGCCGGGGGACAGGCCGCATGGCGGGGCACCCTGCAACTGGCCGCGCCGTCGGACCTGGGGCGCAATGTGCTCATGCCCTGGCTGGATGCGTTCCAGCAGCAGCACCCGGGGGTGGACCTGCGCCTGCACCTCTCCGACCGTGCCGCCAACGTCTACAGCGATCCCGTGGACGCGGCGTTCCGCTATGGCAGGCCCCAGGATTCGAGCCTGGTGGCACTGCCGCTGTCGCTGACGCACCGGCGCGTGCTGTGCGCGGCCCCTTCGTACCTGCAGGCCCGGGGCACTCCTCGCACGCCCCATGACCTGGACGCTCATGACTGCCTGTGCTTCATGCTGGGCGAGGAAGTGCACGATCGCTGGAGCTTCTGGCAGCAAGGGCAGCCGGCTGCGGTCCAGGTGCGCGTGCGAGGCCGCAACATCGCCAACGACGGCGACGCCGTGCGGCGCTGGGCCGTCGCCGGCCGGGGTATCGCCTACAAGTCCTATTTCGACGTGGCCGAGGATCTGGCAATGGGGCGCCTGCAGGCGCTGTGCACGGAATGGACGACCGAGCAGGTGCCGCTGTTCCTGGTGGCTCCCACGCGCAGGCAGTTCACGCCCCTGGTGCGGGCGCTGAAGGACTTCGTGGCAATCAGGCTGGCTCGGCTGGAGCAGGCCCGGCCCTGA
- a CDS encoding FecCD family ABC transporter permease, giving the protein MAGAEARRPGRHGAARAWCMLLAAALLLAMTLAVTWGPVDMPAGTVWRIAGGRLLQALGAGNAPALEGITPQHQQIVWLIRMPRVLLAALVGAGLAVVGVIMQAMVRNPLADPYLLGVSSGASVGAVSVLAFGALASAGMYALTAGAFAGALMATVAVYALARAQGRIHATRLILGGVAIGYVLAGVTSLITLSSGQRDLANALLTWTLGSLAGTQWEELGIPATVLVAGLLWLALQTRPLNALLAGDEAAATLGVDTARLRRALFLAVSLLTGTMVAVSGAIGFVGLIVPHAARMLVGTDHRRVLPVAALAGALLLVLVDLVARTAFAPMELPVGVITSLIGGPFFVWMLVRQPVQGERRP; this is encoded by the coding sequence ATGGCGGGCGCTGAAGCGCGCAGGCCCGGTCGCCATGGCGCCGCCCGTGCCTGGTGCATGCTGCTGGCCGCGGCCCTGCTGCTGGCCATGACGCTGGCCGTCACCTGGGGGCCGGTGGACATGCCGGCCGGCACGGTCTGGCGCATCGCCGGGGGCCGGCTGCTCCAGGCCCTCGGAGCCGGGAACGCTCCTGCGCTGGAGGGCATCACGCCGCAGCACCAGCAGATCGTCTGGCTGATCCGCATGCCGCGCGTGCTGCTGGCGGCCCTCGTGGGCGCGGGCCTGGCCGTGGTCGGCGTGATCATGCAGGCCATGGTGCGCAATCCCCTGGCCGACCCTTACCTGCTGGGCGTGTCCTCGGGCGCTTCCGTGGGCGCGGTCTCCGTGCTGGCCTTCGGGGCGCTGGCCTCGGCCGGCATGTACGCCCTGACCGCCGGCGCTTTCGCGGGTGCACTGATGGCCACCGTGGCCGTCTATGCACTGGCCCGCGCCCAGGGACGCATCCATGCCACGCGGCTGATCCTGGGGGGCGTGGCCATCGGCTATGTGCTGGCCGGCGTGACCAGCCTGATCACCCTGTCCTCCGGCCAGCGTGACCTGGCCAACGCCCTGCTGACCTGGACGCTGGGCAGCCTGGCCGGAACGCAATGGGAGGAGCTGGGCATCCCCGCCACCGTGCTGGTCGCCGGCCTGCTGTGGCTGGCGCTGCAGACGCGCCCGCTCAACGCCCTGCTGGCGGGCGACGAGGCTGCTGCCACACTGGGCGTGGATACGGCGCGGCTGCGGCGTGCGCTGTTCCTGGCGGTGTCGCTGTTGACGGGCACCATGGTGGCTGTCAGCGGTGCCATCGGCTTCGTGGGCCTGATCGTTCCCCATGCCGCGCGCATGCTCGTGGGTACGGACCATCGCCGCGTGCTGCCGGTGGCGGCCCTGGCCGGCGCCCTGCTGCTGGTGCTGGTGGACCTGGTGGCGCGCACGGCCTTCGCTCCCATGGAGCTTCCCGTAGGGGTGATCACCTCGCTGATCGGCGGTCCCTTCTTTGTCTGGATGCTGGTGCGCCAGCCGGTGCAAGGGGAGCGGCGGCCATGA
- a CDS encoding DNA-binding protein: MQKTTTRGVQEADVWAAADVLIAQGLRPTIERVRQQIGRGSPNTVSPMLESWFATLGQRLGVAAGQGEAPPSSVPDPVQRLAQQLWETAQQEAMEAARAALQSREQAAQQAQAELEQQQEQMARREAAMQAQKDAMDQALQVAQAQSQDLSRRLDEMQQQLQDRDARLEEMHDALAEAARQREALQQKHGEEMQAASQERQRLAEQYAGNERHMLNEVDRARQELAAARKAALDQERKAEARYLELQGRHERSEQEQLDLHTQLQTARNAAALAQERAADLKSLLEAQQRLASGASASEAAALLPAGRRTSLSAARRSMTRLRDRRG, encoded by the coding sequence ATGCAGAAAACAACCACCCGTGGCGTGCAGGAAGCCGATGTCTGGGCCGCCGCAGACGTATTGATTGCGCAAGGTCTGCGGCCGACCATCGAGCGCGTGCGCCAGCAGATCGGCAGGGGCTCGCCCAATACCGTCAGCCCCATGCTGGAGTCCTGGTTTGCAACGCTGGGCCAGCGCCTGGGCGTGGCAGCCGGGCAGGGCGAGGCACCTCCGTCCTCCGTGCCTGACCCCGTGCAGCGCCTGGCGCAGCAGCTTTGGGAGACGGCACAGCAGGAGGCCATGGAAGCGGCCCGTGCAGCGCTGCAATCACGCGAGCAGGCCGCGCAGCAAGCCCAGGCCGAGCTGGAGCAGCAGCAAGAGCAGATGGCGCGGCGAGAAGCCGCCATGCAGGCGCAAAAAGACGCCATGGACCAGGCGTTGCAAGTGGCCCAGGCCCAGTCGCAGGACCTTTCGCGCCGGCTCGACGAGATGCAGCAGCAGTTGCAGGACCGCGACGCACGCCTGGAGGAAATGCACGACGCGCTGGCCGAAGCCGCGCGCCAGCGCGAGGCGCTGCAACAAAAGCATGGGGAGGAGATGCAGGCCGCCTCGCAGGAGCGCCAGCGCCTGGCGGAGCAGTACGCAGGCAACGAACGACACATGCTCAACGAGGTGGACCGGGCACGCCAGGAGCTGGCCGCGGCGCGCAAGGCGGCGCTAGATCAGGAACGCAAGGCAGAGGCACGCTACCTGGAATTGCAGGGACGCCATGAGCGCAGCGAGCAGGAGCAGCTGGATCTGCACACCCAGCTGCAGACGGCGCGCAACGCCGCTGCCCTGGCACAGGAACGGGCGGCCGATCTCAAGAGCCTGCTGGAGGCGCAGCAGCGCCTGGCATCGGGCGCTTCGGCGTCCGAGGCTGCCGCCTTGCTGCCGGCTGGCCGGCGCACCAGCCTTTCGGCGGCACGCCGCTCCATGACGCGCCTCAGGGATCGGCGGGGTTAG
- a CDS encoding site-specific integrase produces the protein MRQGPPLLPPLPSIADETRTGDAALTHGLEPAARQAVRELLREGESTNTRNSYQSAMRYWSAWHALRFGRQMKLPVDVACVLQFIIDHAQRQTGAGLASEMPVHMDHALVEAGYKARPGALSHGTLVHRVAVLSKAHQVHGLANPCQDGAVRELMSRTRKAYARRGERPAKKDALTRELLERLLDTCDDSLRGMRDRALLLFAWASGGRRRSEVATADMRHLRAVGPGEYIYTLAHSKTNQSGREAPENHKPLTGRAAQALAQWLHAARIEEGPLFRRIRKGGHVGEPLSPAAVRDIVRQRCALAGVQGDFSAHSLRSGFVTEAGRQNVPLSDTMALTGHHSVNTVLGYFRADSALSNRAARLLDDGGDGPDAAAPSGGDGPRR, from the coding sequence ATGCGCCAAGGTCCTCCTCTCCTGCCCCCCCTCCCCTCCATCGCGGATGAGACTCGAACAGGCGATGCCGCACTCACGCATGGGCTGGAGCCTGCCGCCCGGCAGGCCGTGCGCGAGCTGCTGCGCGAGGGCGAGTCCACCAACACGCGCAACAGCTACCAGAGCGCCATGCGCTATTGGTCAGCCTGGCATGCGCTGCGGTTCGGGCGGCAGATGAAGTTGCCCGTGGATGTGGCCTGTGTGCTGCAATTCATCATCGACCATGCCCAACGCCAGACCGGAGCAGGACTGGCCAGCGAGATGCCGGTGCACATGGACCACGCGCTGGTCGAGGCGGGATACAAGGCCAGGCCGGGCGCGCTCTCGCACGGCACGCTGGTCCACCGGGTGGCCGTGCTGTCCAAGGCGCACCAGGTCCATGGTCTGGCCAACCCCTGCCAGGACGGCGCGGTGCGCGAGCTGATGTCCCGCACGCGCAAGGCCTATGCGCGCCGCGGCGAGAGGCCGGCGAAAAAGGATGCACTGACGCGGGAGCTGCTGGAGCGGTTGCTGGACACCTGCGACGACAGCCTGCGAGGCATGCGGGACCGGGCCCTGCTGCTGTTCGCCTGGGCCAGCGGCGGGCGCCGGCGCTCGGAAGTGGCCACCGCCGACATGCGCCACCTGCGCGCCGTGGGACCCGGGGAATACATCTACACCCTTGCCCACTCGAAGACCAACCAGTCCGGCAGGGAGGCGCCCGAAAACCACAAGCCCCTCACGGGACGCGCCGCCCAGGCGCTAGCGCAATGGCTGCATGCGGCGCGCATCGAGGAAGGCCCTCTTTTCCGGCGTATCCGCAAGGGCGGCCATGTGGGCGAGCCGCTGTCGCCCGCGGCCGTGCGGGACATCGTCCGCCAGCGCTGCGCACTGGCCGGCGTGCAGGGTGATTTCTCTGCGCATTCGCTGCGCTCCGGCTTCGTGACCGAGGCCGGGCGCCAGAACGTGCCACTGTCCGACACCATGGCACTGACCGGCCATCACAGCGTCAACACCGTGCTGGGCTACTTCCGCGCGGACTCGGCGCTCAGCAACCGCGCGGCCCGGCTGCTCGACGATGGCGGGGATGGCCCGGATGCCGCTGCCCCGTCGGGCGGCGACGGACCGCGGCGCTGA
- a CDS encoding serine hydrolase domain-containing protein, with translation MQLKHLMAAVACSLELACAMAGPTVRPATYPDADASDPARLGWMVGSPPPPDRVLRFEDGSYFQFPAMRWSVSHFRQLMPTVNVSRGLGPAAPLPQALREDIDELRFTPLGASQTMTWRDSLKANYTDGIVVLHKGSVVYERYFGVLKPQGQHGAMSVTKSFIGTLAAVLAAEGRLDPSRRVAEYVPELSASAFGSATVRQLMDMTTGIRFSEDYADPQAEVWAHAAAGNPLPKPSDYTGPRSYYEFLQTVKPEGVHGKAFGYRTANTDALGWVLARASGQSVADLLSERIWSRLGAEQDAYMSVDSLGTPFAGGGLSLGLRDLARFGEMVRNRGQFNGQQVIPAAAVDDIRRGVDPAAFAKAGYRLLPGWTYRNMWWITHNAHGAFAARGVHGQTLYIDPKAQMVIARFASHPVAGNAANDPTTLPAYEALGRQLAGER, from the coding sequence ATGCAGCTCAAACACTTGATGGCCGCCGTGGCCTGCTCGCTGGAACTGGCCTGCGCCATGGCGGGCCCTACCGTGCGACCCGCCACCTATCCCGATGCCGATGCCAGCGATCCCGCCCGACTGGGCTGGATGGTGGGCTCTCCCCCACCCCCGGACCGCGTGCTGCGGTTCGAGGACGGCTCCTACTTCCAGTTCCCCGCCATGCGCTGGAGCGTCTCGCACTTTCGCCAGCTCATGCCCACGGTGAACGTGTCGCGTGGGCTGGGGCCGGCGGCACCTTTGCCGCAGGCCCTGCGCGAAGACATCGACGAGTTGCGCTTCACCCCGCTGGGCGCGAGCCAGACCATGACCTGGCGCGACTCCCTCAAGGCCAACTACACCGATGGCATCGTGGTGCTGCACAAGGGCAGCGTGGTCTACGAGCGCTACTTCGGCGTGCTCAAGCCCCAGGGGCAGCACGGCGCCATGTCCGTGACCAAGTCCTTCATCGGCACGCTGGCGGCCGTGCTGGCAGCCGAAGGGCGACTGGATCCCTCGCGCCGCGTGGCCGAGTACGTTCCCGAGCTGTCGGCCTCGGCCTTCGGCAGCGCGACGGTACGCCAGCTCATGGACATGACCACGGGCATACGTTTCAGCGAGGACTACGCGGACCCGCAGGCCGAGGTCTGGGCCCATGCCGCGGCCGGCAACCCGCTTCCCAAGCCCAGCGACTACACGGGACCGCGCAGCTACTACGAGTTCCTGCAGACCGTGAAGCCCGAGGGTGTCCATGGCAAGGCCTTCGGCTACCGCACGGCCAACACCGATGCCCTGGGCTGGGTGCTGGCGCGTGCCAGCGGCCAATCGGTGGCCGATCTGCTGTCCGAGCGCATCTGGAGTCGCCTGGGCGCCGAGCAGGATGCCTATATGTCGGTGGACTCCCTGGGCACGCCGTTCGCGGGCGGTGGCCTGAGCCTGGGCCTGCGCGACCTGGCGCGCTTTGGCGAAATGGTCCGCAACCGTGGCCAGTTCAATGGCCAGCAGGTCATCCCTGCCGCCGCCGTGGACGACATCCGCCGCGGCGTCGATCCTGCCGCCTTCGCCAAGGCCGGCTACAGATTGCTGCCGGGCTGGACCTACCGCAACATGTGGTGGATCACGCACAACGCCCATGGCGCCTTCGCCGCGCGCGGGGTGCACGGGCAGACCCTCTACATCGACCCCAAGGCCCAGATGGTGATCGCGCGCTTTGCCTCGCACCCGGTGGCGGGCAATGCGGCCAATGATCCGACCACGCTGCCGGCCTACGAGGCGCTCGGCCGGCAACTGGCCGGCGAGCGCTGA